Proteins from one Triticum aestivum cultivar Chinese Spring chromosome 7A, IWGSC CS RefSeq v2.1, whole genome shotgun sequence genomic window:
- the LOC123146891 gene encoding peroxidase P7-like, with translation MASSTVWQCLVALSLFSSAAYGYGYGDGNGNDNGYGDGNGNSYGYGNGQLDPKFYEKSCPALGFIVRVSMIKAVLTERRMGASLLRLFFHDCFVQGCDGSILLDDVPATNFTGEKTAFPNVNSVRGFEVIDDIKRNVEYVCPGVVSCADILALAARGGTVLLGGPSWAVPLGRRDSTTASLDGGNSDLPGPTLNLTELIQSFANKSLSPRDLTALSGAHTIGFSQCVFFRDHIYNDTNIDPAFAADLRRSCPAPAGSGDTNLTPLDAQTRFVFDNAYYPNLVARRALLHSDQELFNGAAQDELVRQYSADSALFFADFVAAMIKMGNITPLTGSAGEIRRNCRVVNSS, from the exons ATGGCTTCGTCCACTGTCTGGCAATGCCTTGTTGCTCTCTCCCTCTTCTCCTCCGCCGCCTACGGCTACGGCTACGGGGATGGCAACGGCAATGACAATGGCTACGGTGACGGCAATGGCAACAGCTACGGCTACGGGAACGGGCAGCTGGATCCCAAGTTCTATGAGAAGAGCTGCCCTGCTCTGGGGTTCATCGTGCGCGTGAGCATGATCAAGGCCGTCCTCACGGAGCGCCGCATGGGCGCCTCCCTCCTTCGCCTCTTCTTCCATGACTGCTTCGTTCAG GGCTGCGATGGGTCCATCCTTCTGGACGACGTGCCGGCGACCAACTTCACGGGCGAGAAGACCGCCTTCCCCAACGTCAACTCCGTCCGTGGCTTCGAGGTCATCGACGATATCAAGAGGAATGTGGAGTACGTCTGCCCGGGCGTCGTGTCCTGCGCCGACATCCTCGCCTTGGCCGCACGGGGGGGCACAGTTCTG CTCGGCGGCCCAAGCTGGGCGGTGCCGCTGGGCCGGCGGGACTCGACGACGGCGAGCCTGGACGGCGGGAACAGCGACCTCCCGGGGCCGACGCTGAACCTGACCGAGCTCATCCAGTCATTCGCCAACAAGAGCCTGAGCCCGCGCGACCTCACGGCGCTCTCGGGCGCGCACACCATCGGCTTCTCGCAGTGCGTCTTTTTCCGGGATCACATCTACAACGACACCAACATCGACCCCGCGTTCGCCGCCGATCTACGCCGCAGCTGCCCCGCCCCGGCAGGCTCCGGCGACACCAACCTGACGCCGCTCGACGCGCAGACACGGTTCGTCTTCGACAACGCCTACTACCCCAACCTTGTGGCGCGGCGGGCCCTGCTGCACTCCGACCAGGAGCTCTTCAACGGCGCCGCCCaggacgagctggtgcggcagtACAGCGCCGACAGCGCGCTCTTCTTCGCCGACTTCGTGGCCGCGATGATCAAGATGGGGAACATCACCCCGCTCACCGGAAGCGCCGGCGAGATCAGGCGCAACTGCAGGGTCGTCAACAGCAGCTGA